In Paenibacillus protaetiae, the genomic stretch TGCGCTGCGGCGCAATGGTCCTGGGCGGAAACGGCGGCGCTGACGGCCGGCGCAGTCTGCTTGTCCGCAGCTGCCGGATATGCGGGAGCCAGGTGGCTCACCCGCAGGCTGGGCGGCTTGACCGGCGATACATACGGCGCATTAAATGAACTGGTGGAAGCCGTCTTGCTGGCTGCGGTTTATTATGCTGCCTTTTGACAAGGGGAAGAGGGGAATGAGTGATGCTGGAAAAATACGGACATGGCGGCGACTTATTGACTGCTTCCTCGGCGTATGGGCTGCCGGAGGAGCAGTTTCTTGATTTCAGCTCCAATATGAACCCGCTTGGCCCGCCGCCTGCCGTGCGGGAGGAGCTGCTTCGTTATGCGGACCGGATCATGCATTATCCGGACCCTGCGGTTCGCCGTCTGCGCGCGAAGCTTGCCGCCAAACACGGCATCCGCGCCGAATCGATTCTGGCCGGCAACGGAGCGGCCGAGCTGATAGACCTTGTTGTTCGTGCGATTAAGCCGGCGAAAGCGGGAATTGCGATACCGTCTTTTGGCGAATACGGAGATGCATTGCGGAAGCACGGAAGCGGGATTATTCCTGTGCTGTTGAAGCCGGAGAACGGATTCGCGCTGGACGAGGCGGCTATATCGGACTCCCGCGAGCTTGCGGAAGCGGACTTATATATAATCGGCAGTCCCAATAATCCGACAGGACGGCTGGTCCGGCCGGAGCTGCTGTTAGCTTTAGCCGAGCAAGGCAAAACCGTCGTCGTGGACGAGGCGTTTATTGATTTTTTGCCGGACGAGACGTCGCACACCTTAATTCGCGAAGCGGAGAAACGGCTGAATTTGCTGGTTATCCGTTCGATGACCAAATTTTATGCCATACCGGGCATTCGGTTAGGCTATATCGCTGGCCATCCTGAACGTATTGCGCAGCTGCAGCAGCTGCAAATTCCGTGGAGCGTCAATTCGCTTGCCCAGCGGATCGGTGAAGCGGTATTAGACGACGAAACGTTCGCACAGCGTTCGATCCGGTGGCTGCAGCAGGAGCGGCCATGGCTGGAAAGCCGATTGCGCGGGCTTGGCGCCTCGGTATATCCGGGTGCCGCTAACTATTTGCTGGTGCGCCTGCCGGACTGGAAAGGATTGACGGCTGCTTCCCTGCAGCAAGCAATGGGGAAACAAGGCGTCTTAATCCGCGATGCTTCGAGGTTTGAAGGGCTGGACAGCCGGTATGTGCGCGTGGCGGTCAAACAGCGCCCTGATAATGAGCGTCTGCTTGCCGCGTTTAAGCTGGCGATGCAGCAAATCGCCGGCGATAGGAGCGATTGAACGGGAAAAGAGGCGAAGGAATGAGTCAGCCGTTTCGGAAAGGCGTTATATGGAACTCGCAAGTGTGGGAAGGAGCCGTATTCCGGTTTTGGCCCGACCGGATTGCAGCGGAATGCCCGGTGATGATGCGCACCTTAAGCAATGCGGTACATCTCGGCGGATTTGCCGAAGCGGACCGCATCGTCAATTGGAAAGTGCCGCTTACATATAGCGGCGGCGATCCGGCGTCCGAAACGGCCGGACAGCTGTTAGGCTGGGGCATCGCTCCCGACCGGACCGTCGGCTTGCTGACGGCGGCCAAGCTCACCCACGCATCCATTGAGGAGATGGCGGGAGACCGGTTCGCCGCCGTGTGCTGCACGACAGCCGGCACGCGCAACGCAGCTTGTGCAGGCAGTGACCGGCACACCTTTTCCGCTTACACGCCGGGAACGATCAATACGGTCTTATTGATTGACGGGCAGTTGACCGATGCCGCGATCATTAATGCGGTGATGACGGCAACGGAAGCCAAAAGCGCCGCGCTTCGCGATTTGGGCATTCGGGATGAAAGCAACGGGAAGCTGGCGACCGGAACGACAACCGATGCCCTTGTCATCGGTGTGAGCGGCAGCGGCAAGCACGGGGCCATACATGCTTATGCCGGAACAGCGACCACGCTTGGAGACGGAATAGGCCGGCTTGTGTACCGAACCGTACTCGAAGCGGCCGGAACGCAGCATGAGGATTAGACAGGGGATAGATCAAAGGATTGCGATGATCAATTTTGCCTTTTTATGCGGGTAAGCCAAAAAGCCCCATCTTCCGGAATTAGCTGCACCGTTGCAATCCGGTGCGGCGTTTCCAGTCATATGCGGCTGATGTTCCGGGAGGGGGGGGCGGGTTACCGTTCCATTCGCTCGTTTAGCAGCGCCCAGCGGGTATGGTCCTCCCATTGTCCGTTTATTTTCAAATAGTTGCGGGATACGCCTTCATGGTGAAAGCCAAGCTTTTGGACGACACGCAGGGAAGGCATATTGGCCGGCATAATGGTTGCTTCAATCCGGTGCAGGTCCATCCCGTCAAAAGCATAACGAATGACCACTTGCAGCGCTTCGGTCATGTAGCCTTTATTCCGTTCTTCCACATCCAGCTTATACCCTAGCCTGCAGGACAAAAAACAACCTCGCTCAATCTGCTCCAGTGTAATGCAGCCGATAATCGTCTGCTCCGCTTCATCCTCTTTGCGGAACAGCCATACGCGAAACAACTCGCCTGACTGTATTTTTGACATGCTTGTCCGTATCAGATCCTGCTGAAATTCCACTGTGTAATATTCATCTGCACGAAGCGGCTCCCATTGCTGCAAATTGCTGCTGTTGCGCTGCAAAAAATCAAGCACCCGCCCGGCGTATGATTCGTCAATCATTTTTAAAATAAGCCGTTCTGTTTTAATAATCGTTGATGGCTCCATCGTTCTCATCCTCTTAATCGTTCCAAATTTGATCCAGCTTGTCTGCGTAAAAAGCAATTGCCCGCCGATATTCCCGAATGCCGGGATCCGAACTTGTTTCAGACAGTTCAACCAGCAGCAGCTCCATTGCTTTGGCATGCTGGCCCAGATTGTATAAGGTCATGGCATAAAAAATCCGAAATTCGCGGCGCTCCGGATATTTGGAAACCGCTTGGCGAAACATGCTGGCAGACTGCTCGTATTGCCCAAGCGTCCGGTAGGTGCTGCCAAGTCCTAGCATAGCGCCGATTTCATCTTCCTGAGGCAGCCCAAGCCGAATGGCCTGCTCATAGTACGGGACTGCTTCGCTTTCCTGGCCAAGGGTGTCGCATGTCCAAGCCAGCTGGTATAAAATATGCGCTTGGCCGGGCTGCTCTGTATTTAATACCATTAATAATTGCTTGGCTTCTTCTTTGTTCCCTTGCTCTCGAAGTTTAACGGCATGTTGAAGTTTCATTCTGCGATCCCCCAGTTTATCCAAGCAATGATTTCATCTTCTCTTCTGTAATGACGATCGGCTCCTTGGGGAGCGCCCCCAGCTCAAACCGCTCGATCAGCTGCGAAGCCGCAATGCTTTCGCCAGGCTCCGCCAAACCGGCCAGTGCGGCAAGCCAGCCTGTAATCCGTTCCGGCGGAATCCCCTTCGCATGAAGCGCTGCGATGGACAAGTCGCCGTGCCGTTTAGCCAGCCGCTTGCCGTCTGTTCCCATAAATAAGGGGACATGCGCAAAGCGTGGGGCGGTATAGCCAAGCGCCCGGTAAAGCATAAGCTGGCGCGGGGTGGAGTCCATTAGATCGTACCCGCGAAGGACGTCGGTAATGCCCATTAACGCATCATCTACGACAACGGCAAGCTGGTAGCTGATAATGCCGTCCGCCCGTTTGACAACAAAATCGCCGCCTGCGCCTGCCGGGAAATGCTGCAGCCCGGCGATGCCGTCGTCTACCGTTACCGGCTCGTCCGGCATGCGAAACCGAAGGGAAGGCGTTTTGCTTAACGCTTTTTGCCGTCGCTCTTCGTCCGACAAATGTCTGCATGTGCCGGCATAGGCAGGACCTTCCGACGATAGGCCATGCGGAGCGCTTGCTACAGCAAGCAGTTCGGCCCGGCTGCAAAAGCAAGGATACAGCAGCCCGTTCTGCTCCAGTGTATGAAGCGCTTCTTCATAATAGGGCAGCCGTTCGCTTTGTGTGTAAGGGGAACTAGGGCCGCCTATATCCGGTCCTTCATCCCAATCCAGCCCTAGCCAGCGCAGGTCGTCCAGCGCCTGTGCGGCTAAATGGGGGCGGGACCTCGGTTTGTCGATATCTTCCATCCGCAATATAAAGGTGCCGCCCGCGCGGCGGATTTGCAGCCATGCAAGCAGCGCTGTCCACGCATTGCCGATATGCATTTCTCCGGACGGCGTTGGCGCAAACCGTCCTCGCACACGGTCAGTCATCGTAGTTCTTCCTCTCCTGTCGTTTATGCGTTCACAAGCGGAAAAACGAGCAGAAGATAAATTCTCCTGCTCGTAACGTATTCGTATAAGGTCCAAATGACTTATAAACCGATGGTATCATGCGGCTCCTGCAACATGCAACTAAATTTGATTTTGCAAGTCTATATATACGAAAATACGTATGTTAAGGTAAATAAAGGAATGGGAGGGATTGCATATGGCTAATGAAACGGTAGAGTCCTGGAACAATGAACTGGAACGGCTGCGCGACCTTCTGGCGACGCATAATCAGCTGGAGCGTAAATCACAGCAAATCCGGCAAAGGCTGTTCGATGAAAACCGGAAAGTCGCCGAGCTGTCGGAAGCGCTGCAGCAGGAAGAAGAGGATGTGCATAAGCTGCTTGGTTTATCCTGGAGCAATCTGGTCCATACGCTGCTCCGCAACAAGGAGGAACGCCTTGCAACCGAGCAGGAGGAGGCGGCTGCCGCTGCATTAAAGCTGCAAAATGCAAAAAAGACGGTAGCCGATCTGGAAAAGCAGCAGGCTGATATTTTATCCGCAATGGCCGAATCGGTTGGCGCGGAGGCGGCTTATCATGCACTGTTACAGCAAAAGGAGCAGTTTATTCGCGGCGGCACATCGGAAGAGTCGAATAAGCTTGGCGAGCTTGACGAGCAGCTGCGCTTGCTAAGATCGGAAGAAAAGGAACTGCGTGAAGCGAATAACGTATGCACTCGCCTCGTTGGTGCGTTAAGCCAAGCCGGCGACAAGCTGGAGTCAGCCAAAAACTGGGGCACCTACGATATGCTCGGCGGAGGGTTCCTCAGCACTGCCATGAAGCATTCCAGAATCGACGAAGCGCAGGATTCCGTATATGAAGCGCAGTATCTGCTGAAGGAACTTCGGTCGGAGCTCAGCGATTTGAAACGCACGACAGACATTGAAGTAAACTTAAGCGATCGCGCCCAGTTTGCGGATTATTTTTTTGACGGATTTATTGTAGACTGGATCATTCAGGATAAAATCAAATCGTCGATCGGTGAAGTGGACGACCAGCTGTCGCAGGCAGTTGCACTCAATCAGGCGTTAACCCGCCAGGTTGAAGCCTGCGTCTCCCAGCAGCAAACCGTCATCCAGCAAAGGAAGGCAATTATCGAGCAGTTTGCTTAATGCGGCTATGTAGCGGGAAGCGGGGAAGGCGCGTTATAATACGTTATAATAGAGGTTAAACCAAAGGCGGATTCCCCGCCTTGTTTTTTTGGAAGCTGATTATTTAGTAAAAGCGTGCGGCCGATGATAAAACCGTAACAATACTGCTCGGATGACCTGAAATCGAATAGGGGTCAGGGGGATGAACGTCAATAAAACGTTCAGGATGGCGCTAGGCATGGGGGATGCGCGGGAATACTCCTGACGCTGCTTGCTGGACGGCTTGGTTTATTCATAAAGGAAAATGACCGGCTGCGACAGGAGCAGCTGCTTATGATAGATAGAATAGGAGAATGTAACATCATGCATCAGCTACCCGTTGAACTTGTATTGCCCGATCTGCTTCAGGCGATGCGTCAAGGACGGAACGCCGTTCTGGTTGCCGAGCCCGGTGCAGGCAAAACAACGAAAGTGCCGCTTGCTTTGCTGGAGGAGCCATGGCTGCAGAGCAAAGCCATTATAATGCTCGAGCCGAGGCGGCTGGCCGCGCGTTCGGCCGCTGCGTATATGTCCCGCCTGCTTGGCGAACAGGCAGGCGGAACCGTTGGGTACCGCGTCCGGATGGATACGAAAGTTGGGCCAAACACGCGTATTGAGGTGGTCACTGAAGGCGTGCTCACCCGCATGCTGCAAGAGGACCCGGCTCTGGAGCGATACGGCGCGGTTTTGTTCGACGAGTTTCATGAACGGCATTTGCACGGCGATCTGGGACTGGCGCTGACGCTGCAAAGCCAGCAGCTGTTCCGTGAAGATCTGCGTCTTCTCGTCATGTCGGCGACTCTAGATGCAGGCCGTGTGTCGGAACTGCTCGGCAATGCGCCGGTGGTGCAGAGTAAAGGACGGGTATTCCCGGTCGAAACAATCTATGCCAATGCTGCGGCCAGAACGAATGAGCCGATTGAAACGGCAGCGGCCAAAATGATTAGACGTGCGCTCATTGAGCAGCCGGATGGGGATATGCTTGTTTTTTTGCCGGGCGTTCGTGAAATTCGGCGTACCGCCGCAATGCTGCGTGAAGGGGCGGGACTTGGTCCGTCCGTGCTCATAAACGAGCTGCACGGCACAATGCCGCTTGCCGCGCAGCAGGAAGCGATTGCCCCTTGTGAGCCGGGGCGCCGCAAGGTGGTGCTGTCGACGGCGATTGCCGAATCCAGCCTGACGGTTGAGGGCGTCCGCATTGTCGTCGACAGCGGCTTGATGCGCGTGCCGCGTTTTTCGCCGCGCACTGGTATGAGCCGTCTGGAGACGATACCCGTATCCCAGGCATCGGCGGACCAGCGGCGCGGCCGCGCGGGACGGACAGCGGAAGGCGTATGCTACCGTCTGTGGACGGAGCATGAACGGCTGAAGCCGTTTACGGCGCCGGAAATTCAGGACGCCGACCTCGCGCCGCTGGCGCTGGAGCTGGCGGTATGGGGCGCTGCCGGTCCGCAGGAGCTGGCGTGGCTGGAT encodes the following:
- the cobD gene encoding threonine-phosphate decarboxylase CobD, encoding MLEKYGHGGDLLTASSAYGLPEEQFLDFSSNMNPLGPPPAVREELLRYADRIMHYPDPAVRRLRAKLAAKHGIRAESILAGNGAAELIDLVVRAIKPAKAGIAIPSFGEYGDALRKHGSGIIPVLLKPENGFALDEAAISDSRELAEADLYIIGSPNNPTGRLVRPELLLALAEQGKTVVVDEAFIDFLPDETSHTLIREAEKRLNLLVIRSMTKFYAIPGIRLGYIAGHPERIAQLQQLQIPWSVNSLAQRIGEAVLDDETFAQRSIRWLQQERPWLESRLRGLGASVYPGAANYLLVRLPDWKGLTAASLQQAMGKQGVLIRDASRFEGLDSRYVRVAVKQRPDNERLLAAFKLAMQQIAGDRSD
- a CDS encoding adenosylcobinamide amidohydrolase, which translates into the protein MSQPFRKGVIWNSQVWEGAVFRFWPDRIAAECPVMMRTLSNAVHLGGFAEADRIVNWKVPLTYSGGDPASETAGQLLGWGIAPDRTVGLLTAAKLTHASIEEMAGDRFAAVCCTTAGTRNAACAGSDRHTFSAYTPGTINTVLLIDGQLTDAAIINAVMTATEAKSAALRDLGIRDESNGKLATGTTTDALVIGVSGSGKHGAIHAYAGTATTLGDGIGRLVYRTVLEAAGTQHED
- a CDS encoding GNAT family N-acetyltransferase translates to MEPSTIIKTERLILKMIDESYAGRVLDFLQRNSSNLQQWEPLRADEYYTVEFQQDLIRTSMSKIQSGELFRVWLFRKEDEAEQTIIGCITLEQIERGCFLSCRLGYKLDVEERNKGYMTEALQVVIRYAFDGMDLHRIEATIMPANMPSLRVVQKLGFHHEGVSRNYLKINGQWEDHTRWALLNERMER
- a CDS encoding tetratricopeptide repeat protein, with amino-acid sequence MKLQHAVKLREQGNKEEAKQLLMVLNTEQPGQAHILYQLAWTCDTLGQESEAVPYYEQAIRLGLPQEDEIGAMLGLGSTYRTLGQYEQSASMFRQAVSKYPERREFRIFYAMTLYNLGQHAKAMELLLVELSETSSDPGIREYRRAIAFYADKLDQIWND
- the gluQRS gene encoding tRNA glutamyl-Q(34) synthetase GluQRS, with translation MTDRVRGRFAPTPSGEMHIGNAWTALLAWLQIRRAGGTFILRMEDIDKPRSRPHLAAQALDDLRWLGLDWDEGPDIGGPSSPYTQSERLPYYEEALHTLEQNGLLYPCFCSRAELLAVASAPHGLSSEGPAYAGTCRHLSDEERRQKALSKTPSLRFRMPDEPVTVDDGIAGLQHFPAGAGGDFVVKRADGIISYQLAVVVDDALMGITDVLRGYDLMDSTPRQLMLYRALGYTAPRFAHVPLFMGTDGKRLAKRHGDLSIAALHAKGIPPERITGWLAALAGLAEPGESIAASQLIERFELGALPKEPIVITEEKMKSLLG